AGCTCTCCAGCCAGGCCCACGAGGAGCAGATGGTCTCCGGGGCGATCCGCACCGACTTCATCCTCTCGGCGGAGATCATGGCGATCGCGCTCGCGGAGGTGGCCGACCAGACGTTCGCGTTGCGCGCGGTGATCCTCCTGGTCGTGGCGCTCCTGATCACCGCGCTGGTGTACGGGGTGGTCGGCCTGATCGTGAAGATGGACGACCTCGGCCTGCGGCTGGCGAACGGCTCCGGCCCCTCACGTGGTCTTGGGCGCGGCCTGGTGAAGGGCATGCCGATGGTCCTGGCGGCCCTGTCCGTCATCGGCACGGCGGCGATGCTGTGGGTGGGCGGCCACATCATCCTCGTCGGGCTGGAGGAGTTCGGTGTCGGCGGGCTGGCCCACGCCCTGCACGACGACGCGGTGGCGGCGGGCCACGCCGTGCCGTTTGCCGGGGGCGTGGTGGAGTGGTTCGTGGAGACGCTCGGCTCGGCCATGATCGGCCTGCTCATCGGGGCCGTCATCGTGGCGGCGCTGCACTTCCTGCCGAGGAAGCAGGGCGCGCACGCCGGGCACTGAGCGTCGGCTCCACGCCCGATAGAACGTCAACGACGTTGCCGGAACGGAACGCCCGCCGTCTGTCAGTCGGTCAATCCGTCCCCGCGTTCGCCAACACGCGGAGGCGTTCGAGGAGACGCGCGGGCGGGACCTCCTCCAGGCTCGACCGACCCCACGCCCCGGTCTCCCACATGGCGAACCAGTCGCCGGGGTCCCACAGCTGACGCACCTCGGTGAACAGGGGCACGCTATCCATGTCTCTCTGCGACCACGGACGCACCGTCCGGTAGCCCCCGAGCAGGGCGTTCCACCGCGTCTCGTCGAGGCGAAGCCGCAACACCGCCAGATCGTACGCCCGCCAGCCGAGGCCGGAGTGGTCGAAGTCGAACAGGGTGCACCCGTGCTCCTCGCTCACATGCACGTTGCCCAGGTGCAGATCACCATGCACGAAGCCGAACGCTCCGGCGTCCCGTGGAAGCCTCGAGAGCCGCCGCTTGAGACCCTCCCCGTACTCCCGCAGAAAGCCCGCCTCCTGACCCAGCATGCGCTGGAGGGCGGCGACGGGCCGGTCCACCAGGAACGTTTCGTCCAGGCTCGGTCGACGGTGGCCGAGCCGGGCCTCATCGGCCCTGAGATGGAGCGTGGCGACGGTCAGACCCAGGTGGTGGGCGGCGCTCTCACTCAACTCCCCGCCTGAAACCTCGTCGCCCTCCGCGAACTCGAAGAGGGCCACGTGCCGTTCACCATGAGCGTCTTCCACCCGACCGAGCAGGGTGCCGTCTCGGCGGGCGATGGGCGAACTCACGCTGACGCCCTGAGCTTTCAACCCGGCCAGGACCTCCACTTCCGAGAGGAAGTCGTGAGGGCCACGGAGATACGGCTTGTCGTCGAGGTAGACGCGGAGGATGAAGCGTTGCCCCCCGGCGGTCACGAGGGAGTGATCGTTGTACCCGCGACGCAGAAAGCGCAGTTCGGTCGGTTCGGGCAACGCGT
This genomic stretch from Deinococcus sp. YIM 134068 harbors:
- a CDS encoding DUF808 domain-containing protein; its protein translation is MSGGLVALLDDVAAIARLAAASIDDIGAAASKAGVKAIGVVVDDTAVTPRYVTGFSPERELPIIWRIARGSLRNKVVFILPVALLLSQFLPWAITPLLMVGGAYLCFEGAEKLYEAVAGHHEDAHAQEAKLSSQAHEEQMVSGAIRTDFILSAEIMAIALAEVADQTFALRAVILLVVALLITALVYGVVGLIVKMDDLGLRLANGSGPSRGLGRGLVKGMPMVLAALSVIGTAAMLWVGGHIILVGLEEFGVGGLAHALHDDAVAAGHAVPFAGGVVEWFVETLGSAMIGLLIGAVIVAALHFLPRKQGAHAGH
- a CDS encoding phosphotransferase, coding for MTLAADAFPPLVPETLLERALLAYALPEPTELRFLRRGYNDHSLVTAGGQRFILRVYLDDKPYLRGPHDFLSEVEVLAGLKAQGVSVSSPIARRDGTLLGRVEDAHGERHVALFEFAEGDEVSGGELSESAAHHLGLTVATLHLRADEARLGHRRPSLDETFLVDRPVAALQRMLGQEAGFLREYGEGLKRRLSRLPRDAGAFGFVHGDLHLGNVHVSEEHGCTLFDFDHSGLGWRAYDLAVLRLRLDETRWNALLGGYRTVRPWSQRDMDSVPLFTEVRQLWDPGDWFAMWETGAWGRSSLEEVPPARLLERLRVLANAGTD